In Alicyclobacillus macrosporangiidus CPP55, a single window of DNA contains:
- a CDS encoding GntR family transcriptional regulator, translating to MMPQRTGLDPNLPLPLYHQLKNLLLQKIQEGEWRPGFCIPTETELMRTYKVSRTTVREAVSALVHEGYLSKKQGRGTFVNHPRLQERLGRLTGFAEEMLQQGYVPSAELIAVVDDVSNDKTIQAVGLPNPQDWVRIERIRLASGDPIAVERSYWPKDIADLLRQEDLSSVAYYEVLERNGLFLSHAEEDIAAVNANREDAKLLGIPLGAALIEMRRLSYDTRDRFIEYTCTRYRGDRYIYHVRLQR from the coding sequence ATGATGCCACAGAGGACGGGGCTCGACCCAAATCTGCCGTTGCCTCTCTATCACCAACTGAAGAACCTGCTTCTGCAGAAAATTCAAGAGGGAGAATGGCGCCCTGGGTTCTGTATCCCAACGGAAACAGAACTGATGCGAACGTATAAGGTGAGCCGTACGACAGTCCGCGAAGCGGTTTCCGCATTGGTCCACGAGGGTTACCTGAGCAAGAAACAGGGGCGTGGCACGTTTGTCAATCACCCCCGGTTACAAGAACGCTTGGGAAGATTGACCGGATTTGCGGAGGAAATGTTGCAACAAGGGTATGTTCCGTCTGCCGAGTTGATCGCCGTGGTCGATGACGTGAGCAACGACAAGACCATCCAGGCGGTAGGACTGCCGAACCCACAGGACTGGGTCAGGATTGAACGCATCCGTCTCGCCAGCGGTGATCCCATCGCTGTGGAGCGCAGTTATTGGCCCAAAGACATCGCCGACCTGTTGCGTCAAGAAGACCTGTCCTCCGTGGCCTACTATGAGGTCCTCGAGAGAAATGGGCTGTTTCTCAGCCACGCCGAAGAGGATATCGCTGCCGTCAATGCCAATCGAGAAGATGCGAAGCTGCTCGGAATTCCCCTTGGGGCTGCCCTGATCGAAATGAGGCGTCTCTCCTACGACACCCGTGATCGCTTCATCGAGTACACGTGTACGCGTTATCGGGGAGACCGATACATCTATCACGTCAGGTTGCAGAGATAG
- a CDS encoding carbohydrate ABC transporter permease, whose amino-acid sequence MKQPAFWRVLRQFPLLAFAVLILFPFTMVVLAAFKTNAQVYMNPFGPPNPWSLDSFKTLFQGGEILTYFRNSVIVTGSSIVLAVFLGAMLAYGLYRMKPLWGNLLYAIVSFGIMVPTQVNMVSLYIEFDKFHLLNSLVGLIVIDTTFLLPMAVFIIGGYLKTLPYGLLEASMIDGASEWQMFVRVVMPLSGGALGTVAIFALVMSWNDLLFPLLFIKSKELQTLPLALLHFQGEYLTNYPVLFAGVLLSSIPLVLLYIFFQRYFMEGLTAGSIKG is encoded by the coding sequence ATGAAGCAGCCGGCATTTTGGCGTGTCCTTCGCCAATTTCCATTGCTTGCGTTCGCCGTCTTGATCCTGTTCCCGTTTACGATGGTGGTTCTGGCTGCCTTCAAGACGAACGCGCAAGTCTACATGAATCCGTTTGGTCCGCCGAATCCTTGGAGCCTTGACAGCTTTAAAACCCTGTTTCAAGGCGGAGAGATTCTCACCTACTTTCGAAACAGCGTCATCGTCACAGGAAGCAGCATCGTTCTGGCTGTATTCCTGGGGGCCATGCTGGCCTACGGACTGTATCGCATGAAACCGTTGTGGGGGAATCTTCTTTACGCCATTGTGTCCTTCGGGATTATGGTGCCAACGCAGGTCAACATGGTCTCATTGTACATCGAATTCGACAAATTCCATCTGTTGAACTCGCTCGTCGGGTTGATCGTCATCGACACCACCTTTCTGCTTCCGATGGCCGTCTTCATCATCGGCGGCTATTTGAAAACCTTGCCCTATGGCCTTCTGGAAGCGAGCATGATCGATGGGGCTAGCGAATGGCAGATGTTCGTACGGGTCGTGATGCCGTTGTCCGGAGGGGCACTCGGGACGGTTGCTATCTTTGCACTCGTCATGTCCTGGAACGATCTGCTGTTTCCATTGTTGTTCATTAAGTCTAAAGAGTTACAGACGCTTCCGTTGGCGCTTCTGCATTTTCAGGGAGAATACCTGACCAACTACCCGGTGTTGTTTGCTGGCGTGTTGCTGTCCTCGATCCCGTTGGTATTGCTCTATATCTTTTTCCAGCGCTATTTTATGGAAGGGTTGACCGCTGGGTCCATCAAAGGTTGA
- a CDS encoding carbohydrate ABC transporter permease: MGKKLSVLVFVLPGLVLYVVFFLVPTLGALGLSLTDWQAGTKQIHFVGLHNFVSMIGSDTIFRSAIKASTLFSVTVVVFQTVLALSFALLLVRNTRMNIMYRSIYFVPTIIASVSVAFIWQYMMDPTIGWINHALEVIGLANWQQDWLGGKNVAIFSLAFIQFWMHTGQVMLLYIVGLQAIPRDLYEVADLEGATPWQKFRKVTWPLLAPSAIIAVVYTTIQSFKVFDLVVATTNGGPGYATEVFPFYIFQQAFTNFHYGYAEAAAVLFLIFMILITLIQVVLIQRKDVVSS, translated from the coding sequence ATGGGAAAGAAACTATCGGTCCTTGTGTTCGTGCTGCCTGGGCTGGTGCTGTATGTCGTCTTTTTCCTGGTGCCAACTCTGGGTGCGCTGGGCCTGAGTCTGACAGACTGGCAAGCGGGCACGAAGCAAATCCATTTCGTCGGACTGCACAACTTCGTGTCGATGATCGGATCTGACACCATCTTCCGCAGTGCCATCAAAGCCAGTACTTTGTTCTCTGTCACGGTGGTCGTGTTCCAGACCGTCTTGGCACTTTCCTTCGCGTTGCTGCTCGTTCGGAATACAAGGATGAACATTATGTACCGATCTATCTATTTTGTCCCCACCATCATCGCTTCTGTCTCTGTCGCGTTCATCTGGCAGTATATGATGGACCCGACGATTGGGTGGATCAACCATGCTCTGGAGGTCATCGGTCTGGCGAATTGGCAGCAAGACTGGCTTGGTGGAAAGAACGTGGCCATCTTCAGCCTTGCCTTTATCCAGTTCTGGATGCACACGGGCCAGGTCATGCTGCTCTACATCGTCGGTTTGCAGGCGATTCCTCGCGATTTGTACGAGGTGGCCGATCTCGAAGGGGCAACGCCATGGCAAAAATTTCGCAAGGTGACGTGGCCATTATTGGCGCCATCTGCCATCATAGCGGTCGTGTATACCACGATTCAATCCTTCAAAGTGTTTGACCTGGTGGTTGCCACCACCAACGGCGGCCCCGGCTACGCCACCGAGGTATTTCCGTTCTATATTTTCCAACAAGCGTTCACGAACTTCCATTACGGATACGCGGAGGCGGCAGCCGTTCTGTTTCTGATCTTCATGATTCTCATCACGCTGATACAAGTCGTCCTGATTCAGCGTAAGGACGTGGTGTCGTCATGA
- a CDS encoding ABC transporter substrate-binding protein, giving the protein MAKRWLARVGIAAAMSFGVVGCGSETGNANNSAGGGSTGGGQVTIQFEHWRGEDVDTFNKIIQQFEQKYPNIKVQQTALPSQDYMTQLQTTMQGGNGPDVFATFPGPQFNTLFKSDVYLDLTNEPFVQRFQPNLIQAGQMNGKQYALPWQLVYNDPIYNMDIFQKYNLTPPKTWSGFLQMCQTLKDHGVVPIAWDGQISNTQFINPMLMNNMPSVDIFDKVEAGQAKLTDPWYTKTLSQIKELYDKGYFQKNPNGTSSQGAVALFASGKAAMLAMGSYDMANSEKLNPNLHIGVLAPITTDNGNPKYEGIYTATFMLGINKNSKHIDAAKKFLDFLTQPDIASEYANGTGQFVTEKDITYTSKDLQYLAQNWLTKQDLVFQPRYTIKNPQVQKAVDTSVQNVMGGMSVAQAAEQAQKEVDQAIKK; this is encoded by the coding sequence ATGGCAAAACGATGGTTGGCACGGGTGGGTATCGCCGCCGCGATGTCGTTCGGTGTGGTCGGTTGTGGAAGCGAAACTGGAAACGCAAACAATTCCGCAGGCGGCGGGTCCACAGGTGGTGGCCAAGTCACTATCCAGTTCGAGCACTGGCGCGGTGAAGATGTCGACACCTTCAACAAGATCATCCAACAGTTCGAACAAAAGTACCCGAACATCAAAGTTCAGCAGACGGCACTGCCATCTCAAGATTACATGACGCAACTCCAAACGACCATGCAGGGCGGTAACGGACCGGATGTGTTCGCGACTTTCCCAGGCCCGCAATTCAACACCCTGTTCAAGAGCGACGTGTATCTGGATCTTACGAACGAACCGTTTGTGCAACGCTTCCAGCCAAATTTGATTCAGGCCGGTCAGATGAACGGGAAGCAGTACGCATTGCCCTGGCAGTTGGTGTATAACGATCCGATTTACAACATGGACATCTTCCAAAAATACAATCTGACACCGCCCAAGACATGGTCTGGATTCCTGCAGATGTGCCAGACGCTGAAGGATCACGGTGTCGTCCCAATCGCCTGGGACGGCCAGATCAGCAACACGCAATTTATCAACCCGATGCTCATGAATAACATGCCGAGTGTGGACATCTTTGACAAGGTGGAAGCGGGTCAGGCCAAACTGACAGATCCTTGGTACACGAAGACGCTCAGCCAGATCAAGGAGTTGTACGACAAGGGGTACTTCCAAAAAAATCCGAACGGAACCAGCTCTCAGGGAGCCGTGGCCCTGTTCGCGTCCGGTAAGGCCGCAATGCTGGCCATGGGCAGCTACGATATGGCGAACTCCGAAAAATTGAATCCGAATCTCCATATTGGCGTGCTGGCGCCGATCACCACCGACAATGGCAATCCGAAGTATGAGGGAATTTACACCGCAACATTCATGCTCGGAATCAATAAGAACAGCAAGCATATCGATGCCGCCAAGAAGTTTCTGGACTTTTTGACCCAGCCCGACATCGCTTCGGAATATGCGAATGGTACCGGGCAGTTCGTAACCGAGAAGGATATCACTTACACGTCCAAGGATCTTCAATATCTCGCGCAAAACTGGCTGACGAAACAGGATCTCGTGTTCCAGCCGCGGTACACGATCAAGAATCCACAGGTGCAGAAGGCCGTCGACACGTCCGTACAGAATGTCATGGGCGGCATGTCCGTGGCTCAGGCAGCGGAACAGGCTCAGAAAGAGGTCGACCAAGCCATCAAGAAGTGA
- a CDS encoding Gfo/Idh/MocA family protein, with translation MVKRGKELKANVFADSVHFSYLSDNDRYLFARDTPKYKLNVIGVGTMGFEHMRVTLLEGRATIHGVYDTNPHSIEKHKRLISQYLPDNNMVVYDTLEAACHDPAVDGLIICTPNYTHIHVIREAVKSGKHILLEKPMATTIRDAFEITQLAKNYDAVFQIGLQYRFKAIYAEAIHEALERKAIGDIKMISISEHRVPFLDKVNQWNKFSKYSGGTLVEKCCHYFDLLNLFAQSKPVSVYATGSMAVNFVDFEYNGEKSDIIDHACVTVVYENGIRTSFNLCMFAPMFYEEIVLFGNEGRLKAYENRDFLPVERSETHLEVLCGEGRPSKISTPCYPTSIQESGHHGGTYYEHKYFIDNIEGKKTNTATVEEGFWSIVVGAAAEESIKTGKIVSIDDILNANGIYL, from the coding sequence ATGGTCAAACGAGGGAAGGAACTGAAGGCCAACGTTTTTGCGGACAGTGTTCACTTTAGCTACCTGTCTGACAACGATAGATATTTATTCGCACGGGATACGCCCAAGTACAAATTGAACGTCATTGGTGTTGGAACCATGGGGTTCGAACACATGAGGGTTACCCTGCTCGAGGGTCGGGCGACGATACACGGGGTTTATGACACGAACCCCCACAGCATCGAAAAGCACAAGCGGTTGATTTCCCAATATTTGCCCGACAACAATATGGTGGTGTATGACACCTTAGAGGCGGCATGCCATGATCCTGCAGTGGATGGGCTGATCATTTGCACCCCCAATTACACGCATATTCATGTCATCCGAGAAGCGGTGAAATCGGGGAAGCACATTCTCCTTGAGAAACCGATGGCAACGACGATCCGCGACGCCTTTGAAATCACGCAACTGGCCAAGAACTACGATGCCGTGTTTCAAATCGGACTACAGTATCGATTCAAAGCAATCTATGCCGAAGCGATTCACGAAGCCCTTGAGCGGAAGGCCATTGGGGACATTAAAATGATCAGCATCTCCGAACACCGTGTCCCGTTTTTGGATAAGGTCAACCAGTGGAACAAGTTCTCCAAGTATTCTGGAGGCACGTTGGTGGAAAAGTGCTGTCACTACTTTGATCTGTTGAACTTGTTCGCGCAGTCGAAGCCAGTGTCTGTGTACGCGACGGGCAGCATGGCCGTTAACTTTGTGGACTTCGAATACAACGGCGAGAAATCCGACATCATCGATCACGCGTGTGTGACGGTTGTTTATGAAAACGGCATCCGAACCAGCTTTAACCTCTGTATGTTCGCGCCGATGTTTTATGAGGAGATCGTGCTGTTTGGAAACGAAGGACGTTTAAAAGCTTACGAAAACAGGGATTTTCTTCCTGTTGAACGGTCGGAAACACACCTTGAAGTTTTGTGTGGCGAGGGTCGGCCTTCGAAGATTTCGACCCCTTGTTACCCGACGAGCATTCAGGAAAGCGGACACCACGGTGGGACTTACTACGAGCACAAGTATTTCATCGACAACATCGAGGGAAAGAAGACGAACACCGCTACAGTTGAAGAAGGTTTCTGGTCCATCGTCGTCGGGGCGGCCGCTGAGGAATCCATTAAAACGGGGAAAATCGTATCTATCGATGACATCCTGAACGCGAACGGTATCTATCTCTAA
- a CDS encoding acyl-CoA dehydrogenase family protein: MSKTADVSLQALIEEQLVPEVSVIDLEGHYPQSFLQALGAAGYYQVRNLPEWRVTERNLRLIETVSRTCNSTAFLVWCHLTGLSYVAHGESRYLSEHLLSRLESGEILCGTGLSNAMKYYAGLEPLKLRAERVSGGYVCDGILPFVSNLAPGQWFGAIAQVDDQHRVMLFIPCDADGLTLRDRRGFMGMNGTATYHCHFERVFVPDDYVLSEDADAFVRRVRTGFVLSQVGMALGLCGEAIDSMTQLAQAGANRFLPARPEGFAERYERLRERTYSLVEQAQTQAVAFPEVARVRLESAYLAIDVATAAVLYCGGAGYLQSSTASRRLREAFFVALVTPTVKHLERVLREPESCLL, from the coding sequence ATGAGTAAGACGGCGGACGTTTCGCTGCAAGCGTTGATAGAGGAGCAGTTGGTGCCGGAGGTCTCCGTGATCGATCTCGAAGGTCACTACCCGCAATCCTTCCTCCAAGCGTTGGGAGCTGCGGGCTACTACCAGGTGAGAAACCTGCCGGAATGGCGGGTCACCGAGCGGAACCTGCGGTTGATCGAGACGGTATCGCGGACCTGCAATTCGACGGCGTTTCTGGTGTGGTGCCACCTCACCGGACTCAGTTACGTCGCCCACGGTGAGAGCCGGTACCTATCGGAGCATCTGCTGTCCCGGCTGGAATCGGGGGAGATTCTGTGCGGGACGGGGTTGTCCAATGCGATGAAGTATTACGCGGGTTTGGAGCCCCTGAAGCTGAGGGCGGAGCGGGTCTCCGGCGGATACGTTTGTGACGGGATTCTGCCGTTTGTGTCCAATCTCGCGCCGGGACAGTGGTTCGGGGCGATTGCACAGGTGGACGACCAGCACCGCGTGATGTTGTTCATCCCGTGCGACGCGGATGGACTGACCTTGCGCGATCGCCGGGGGTTCATGGGCATGAACGGCACGGCGACGTACCACTGCCACTTCGAACGGGTCTTCGTGCCGGATGACTACGTGCTAAGCGAGGACGCGGATGCGTTCGTGCGGCGGGTCCGGACCGGCTTTGTCCTCAGCCAGGTCGGGATGGCGCTTGGCCTGTGCGGAGAGGCCATCGACAGCATGACCCAATTGGCGCAGGCCGGGGCAAACCGATTCCTGCCTGCGCGGCCGGAAGGCTTCGCCGAGCGTTACGAACGTCTGCGCGAGCGCACCTATTCCCTGGTGGAGCAGGCCCAGACCCAGGCCGTCGCCTTCCCAGAGGTTGCCCGGGTGCGCCTCGAGAGTGCCTATCTCGCCATCGACGTGGCGACGGCCGCCGTCCTGTACTGCGGGGGCGCAGGTTACCTGCAATCCAGCACGGCATCCCGCCGCTTGCGGGAGGCTTTCTTCGTCGCCCTTGTGACGCCCACGGTGAAACATTTGGAACGGGTGTTGAGGGAGCCGGAGTCCTGCCTGCTGTGA
- a CDS encoding formate/nitrite transporter family protein gives MDLSPHSNEELVVTLANQCADKYRRLVERPWAFLLQSFVGGAMVGFGAILALSVSAGVPWPGIANLLMGLMFGFSLVIILVSGNSLITADMVIGIIGIFHRRLTWRQYGWFILVSYLGNAVGCFSVCVLVYIGGSNYITEPWLLRAHQIAVAKTGMTDLQTFAMGCFCTWLLQTGVILFFKARTDIGKIGMAYYGPLAFVAGMTEHCIANIGFLALPILEQPLYTQVLHTPLAASGPAAYLHWGFVRYGWAHNQLFTLMGNFIGGTVLVGLTLHFISDPARVMALYRRSSAKVRQLASIRS, from the coding sequence ATGGACCTGAGCCCGCACAGCAATGAGGAATTGGTGGTCACACTGGCCAACCAGTGCGCCGACAAGTACCGCCGCCTGGTGGAACGACCCTGGGCGTTCCTCCTGCAGTCGTTCGTCGGGGGAGCCATGGTGGGCTTCGGCGCCATCCTGGCGCTGTCCGTCAGCGCCGGGGTGCCGTGGCCCGGCATCGCAAACCTCCTGATGGGCCTGATGTTCGGCTTTTCCCTCGTCATCATCCTGGTGTCTGGGAACAGCTTGATCACGGCGGACATGGTCATCGGCATCATCGGCATCTTTCACAGGCGCCTGACGTGGCGGCAGTATGGCTGGTTCATCCTGGTCAGTTACCTCGGCAACGCCGTCGGGTGCTTCAGCGTCTGTGTCCTCGTGTACATTGGGGGCAGCAACTACATCACCGAGCCGTGGTTGCTGCGCGCGCATCAGATCGCGGTCGCGAAGACGGGGATGACGGACCTGCAGACCTTCGCCATGGGCTGCTTTTGCACCTGGCTGCTGCAGACCGGCGTCATTCTGTTTTTCAAAGCGAGGACGGACATCGGGAAGATCGGCATGGCCTACTACGGGCCGCTCGCGTTTGTGGCCGGCATGACGGAGCACTGTATCGCCAACATCGGGTTCTTGGCGCTGCCGATCCTGGAGCAACCCCTGTACACGCAGGTCCTGCACACCCCGCTGGCGGCCTCCGGGCCCGCGGCGTACTTGCACTGGGGGTTCGTCCGGTATGGGTGGGCGCACAATCAACTGTTCACGTTGATGGGCAACTTCATCGGCGGCACCGTGCTGGTCGGCCTCACCTTGCATTTCATCTCCGATCCGGCGCGGGTGATGGCCCTTTACCGGCGGTCTTCGGCCAAGGTGCGGCAGTTGGCTTCCATTCGCTCATGA
- a CDS encoding DUF4242 domain-containing protein, producing the protein MGLYLVESVLPRRLRDQAALEDAANTVAGLAAQRASELIEVQVASDFTRAFFVVESENQGTVRQLFTDQAIPVTLVKPVRLVGADLDQVKANAAKVRFVVEWNLPEGLTMDAYLQRKKQNSVHYAEVPEVTFQRTYVCEDMTKCLCFYDSPDEETVYAARRAVSAPVDAITETVQISPRK; encoded by the coding sequence ATGGGCTTGTATCTGGTCGAATCGGTGTTGCCCAGGCGCCTGCGGGATCAGGCGGCGCTGGAAGATGCGGCGAACACGGTGGCGGGGTTGGCGGCACAGCGCGCGAGCGAGCTCATCGAGGTGCAGGTCGCCAGTGATTTCACCCGCGCGTTTTTTGTTGTGGAGAGCGAGAATCAGGGAACGGTCCGGCAGTTGTTCACGGACCAGGCCATCCCGGTGACCTTGGTGAAGCCCGTCCGGCTCGTCGGTGCGGATCTGGATCAGGTGAAGGCGAACGCGGCCAAGGTCCGTTTCGTGGTCGAGTGGAACCTCCCGGAAGGGTTGACCATGGACGCGTATCTGCAGCGGAAGAAGCAGAACTCGGTGCACTACGCGGAGGTGCCCGAGGTGACGTTCCAACGGACCTACGTGTGCGAGGATATGACCAAGTGCCTGTGCTTCTATGACAGCCCGGATGAGGAGACGGTGTACGCGGCGCGCAGGGCGGTGTCGGCTCCGGTGGACGCCATCACGGAGACGGTGCAGATTTCGCCAAGGAAGTAA
- a CDS encoding NAD-dependent epimerase/dehydratase family protein: MKVLVTGGAGFIGSHIVDALIEHGHEVAVVDNLSTGHAHNLNPKASFHRVDVTDLAWLRDVFQQERPAAVIHQAAQVSVAQSVAHPAEDARINILGTLHVLECSLACGAGKFVFASSAAVYGEPQHVPIDEQHPTRPISPYGIAKRTCERYIEVLCQGTALRPVILRYANVYGPRQDASGEGGVIAIFADRIARGEPLHIHGDGRQTRDFVHVADVARANLVAATTPVSGTFNIGTGTETTVLEIAQEMVRVTGAQERLTFGPERPGDIRRSCLDVAAARERLRWEATIPMDQGLRTLLSRARA, translated from the coding sequence TTGAAGGTTCTGGTGACCGGGGGCGCGGGGTTCATCGGCTCCCACATTGTCGATGCGCTGATCGAGCACGGGCACGAGGTCGCCGTCGTGGACAATCTGAGCACGGGGCACGCACACAACCTGAATCCCAAGGCGTCGTTTCACCGGGTGGATGTCACCGATCTCGCGTGGCTGCGCGACGTGTTTCAACAGGAGCGGCCGGCGGCCGTCATCCACCAGGCGGCCCAGGTCAGCGTGGCCCAATCGGTGGCGCATCCCGCGGAGGATGCGCGCATCAACATCCTCGGGACGCTGCACGTCCTCGAATGCAGCCTCGCCTGCGGCGCCGGGAAGTTCGTGTTCGCGTCGTCCGCGGCCGTGTACGGGGAGCCGCAGCACGTGCCGATCGACGAGCAGCACCCCACTCGCCCCATTTCCCCCTACGGGATCGCAAAACGCACCTGTGAGCGCTACATCGAGGTCCTCTGTCAGGGCACAGCTCTCCGGCCCGTCATCCTGCGCTACGCGAACGTGTACGGGCCCAGGCAGGATGCGAGCGGAGAGGGCGGCGTGATCGCGATCTTCGCGGACCGCATCGCGCGCGGCGAGCCGCTCCACATCCACGGCGACGGGCGTCAGACGCGAGATTTCGTGCACGTTGCCGACGTCGCCCGCGCCAACCTGGTGGCGGCCACCACCCCCGTCTCGGGGACCTTCAACATCGGGACTGGCACGGAGACGACGGTGTTGGAGATCGCGCAGGAGATGGTTCGCGTCACCGGCGCCCAGGAGCGCCTCACCTTCGGCCCGGAGCGCCCGGGGGACATCCGCCGCAGTTGCCTCGACGTGGCGGCGGCGCGGGAGCGGCTGCGGTGGGAGGCGACGATCCCGATGGATCAGGGCCTCCGCACGCTGCTCTCTCGGGCCCGGGCATGA
- a CDS encoding MBL fold metallo-hydrolase codes for MNLKVDVSVDIKEDVTCFAGQMEIDGRKVNPIYVFLVDGMLIDTGPKNLEAQLIDFYHAASFDVVALTHSHEDHTGTASWIQEHRKVPIYIHPKGIEVCAEPCSYPRYRQITWGIRKEFHALPLQETIQSRSREWKVIYTPGHADDHVTLLDEQSGILFSGDLFLSPKTKVIMASESIPVIMDSIRTLLRHDFKSMFCAHAGFIRDGKAMLQQKLEYLEHLCGEVMRLHEEGFSASEIDKQLFPNKYPIYYISDGEWDSLHIVTSIISHFG; via the coding sequence ATGAATTTAAAAGTGGATGTGAGTGTCGACATAAAAGAGGATGTGACATGTTTTGCAGGCCAAATGGAGATAGACGGCCGGAAAGTAAACCCCATCTATGTCTTCCTGGTGGATGGGATGCTCATTGATACGGGCCCGAAAAACCTGGAAGCGCAACTCATTGATTTTTATCACGCCGCTTCGTTTGATGTGGTTGCGTTGACCCACAGTCATGAAGACCATACCGGGACGGCTTCATGGATTCAGGAACACCGAAAGGTTCCCATCTACATTCATCCCAAAGGCATCGAGGTCTGTGCCGAGCCGTGTTCGTATCCGAGGTATCGTCAGATCACGTGGGGGATACGAAAAGAATTTCACGCTTTACCGCTTCAGGAAACGATCCAATCCCGCAGCCGGGAGTGGAAAGTGATCTACACACCCGGTCATGCGGATGATCATGTCACGCTCCTCGATGAACAATCCGGGATACTGTTTTCCGGGGATTTGTTTTTGTCTCCGAAGACAAAGGTCATCATGGCCAGCGAATCCATCCCTGTGATCATGGACTCCATTCGAACACTCCTCCGCCATGACTTCAAATCGATGTTCTGCGCCCATGCCGGGTTTATCCGTGACGGAAAGGCGATGTTGCAACAAAAACTGGAGTATCTTGAGCATCTTTGCGGTGAAGTGATGCGTCTTCACGAAGAAGGATTCTCCGCCAGTGAAATTGACAAACAGCTGTTCCCAAACAAGTACCCGATTTATTACATTTCCGACGGTGAATGGGATTCTTTGCACATCGTCACTTCCATCATTTCGCACTTCGGATAG
- a CDS encoding superoxide dismutase — translation MYKPIKARPLPERLLRLNGISARTIREHYKLYEGYVNKANETRAKLEQIDVAQGNTTYSEIRALKRGESFALDGVKLHELYFDELGGKGRPEGEIVKAIERQYGDFDRFLAEFRGAGLSGRGWAILAFDTEQEELFIYITDDQHNGHVIQSIPILPMDVFEHAYYIDYGTSRGEYINAFFRNLDWSVVNRRYLEARKSVRPRFRLLGSREVSS, via the coding sequence ATGTACAAGCCGATCAAGGCACGCCCGCTGCCGGAGCGGTTGCTGAGATTGAACGGGATCTCCGCACGTACCATACGGGAACACTACAAACTGTACGAGGGGTACGTCAACAAAGCCAACGAAACGCGGGCGAAACTGGAGCAGATCGATGTGGCCCAAGGCAACACCACGTACAGCGAAATTCGCGCCCTCAAACGGGGAGAGAGTTTCGCGCTCGACGGGGTCAAACTGCACGAGCTGTACTTCGACGAGCTCGGCGGAAAAGGGCGGCCGGAGGGAGAGATTGTCAAGGCGATTGAAAGACAGTATGGAGACTTCGATCGTTTCCTCGCCGAATTTCGGGGCGCCGGATTATCCGGCCGCGGGTGGGCCATCCTCGCCTTCGACACGGAGCAGGAAGAACTCTTCATTTATATTACGGACGACCAACACAACGGCCATGTCATCCAGTCGATTCCCATTCTGCCGATGGACGTCTTCGAGCACGCGTACTATATCGACTACGGCACATCTCGCGGCGAGTACATCAACGCCTTCTTTCGAAACCTCGACTGGTCCGTCGTCAACCGGCGCTACTTAGAAGCCAGGAAGTCCGTGCGGCCGCGGTTTCGGTTGTTGGGAAGCCGCGAAGTCAGTTCGTGA
- a CDS encoding LCP family protein — protein sequence MPRAPGHAATIRLTKRTRSGKRVRPVPTSPSPAAGAAVPGGTAGRPPWRASSEPAYTRTSACSLRITLRRARCPWWRSRRTQLKGGESAGIQATLQAVSDLTGVAINYYAETDYWGLQDIVDAVGGIGSRKRPSSGSPSRCSSPATSPRSRHWSGPCPSTW from the coding sequence ATGCCACGGGCGCCGGGCCACGCGGCGACGATCCGGCTGACCAAGCGAACCCGGTCGGGCAAGCGAGTCCGCCCGGTCCCGACATCCCCGTCGCCCGCCGCCGGCGCCGCCGTGCCTGGTGGTACGGCGGGGCGGCCGCCCTGGCGTGCCTCATCGGAGCCGGCGTACACACGTACGAGCGCCTGCAGCCTGCGCATCACTTTACGCCGAGCCAGGTGCCCGTGGTGGCGAAGCCGGCGAACCCAGCTGAAGGGCGGCGAGTCGGCCGGCATCCAGGCCACGCTGCAGGCGGTGAGCGACCTGACCGGCGTCGCGATCAACTACTACGCCGAGACCGACTACTGGGGCCTCCAGGATATCGTCGACGCCGTCGGCGGAATCGGCTCCAGGAAGCGGCCCTCGTCGGGATCGCCAAGCAGGTGCTCCAGCCCGGCAACGTCACCAAGATCCCGGCACTGGTCGGGACCCTGTCCCAGTACCTGGTGA